From a single Natronorubrum tibetense GA33 genomic region:
- a CDS encoding SUI1 family translation initiation factor — translation MANDDLDDLLDELDSQGDLETSQQMLSIRTESRRYDKPVTIVEGFDLESDEIKSIASDLKSSMGTGGTVDDGRIELQGDHRDRVPDLLRDRGFDVRE, via the coding sequence ATGGCAAACGACGACCTCGACGACCTGCTTGACGAACTCGACAGTCAGGGCGATCTCGAGACCTCCCAGCAGATGCTCTCGATCCGGACGGAAAGCCGTCGGTACGACAAACCGGTGACGATCGTCGAGGGGTTCGATCTCGAGTCGGACGAGATCAAATCGATCGCCTCGGATCTGAAGAGTTCGATGGGGACGGGCGGGACGGTCGACGACGGACGAATCGAACTGCAGGGTGACCACCGAGACCGTGTTCCCGATCTGCTTCGCGATCGCGGGTTCGACGTTCGCGAGTAG
- a CDS encoding excinuclease ABC subunit C, whose protein sequence is MNAEGVRDRAGSLPREPGVYQFRLEGTTLYVGKAVDLRSRVRSYADPRSARIRRMVDRADEIEIAVIDTETQALLLEANLIKRHQPRYNVRLKDDKSYPMVQLTRHEAPGIEITRDPDESATVFGPYTNKGQVETVVKALRETYGIRGCSDHKYAGRDRPCLDYEMGLCTAPCTREIDLESYAEDVTAVERFLEGETGILADPLRREMEDAAQNQNFERAANMRDRLETVEAFHGEGGEAVQARSDERAVDVLGVAIEGEDATVARLRAETGKLVDRDRHTLEAPGADVGASDTDAGGVPAVLAAFIVQYYAERDLPDALLLPERHGDDEVAAWLETEGVSVRVPGAGREAKLVELALKNARRNVGGRDECGMLADALEIDSARRIEGFDVSHAQGKAAVGSNVTFVDGSAEKADYRRKKLTDQNDDYDNMRALLEWRASRAVEGRDDRPDPDLLVIDGGEGQLEAARDALSEVGWDVPAIALAKAEERVVTPKREFAWPSDAPHLHLLQRVRDESHRFAVQYHQTVRDEVKTVLDDVPGIGPETRKRLLGRFGSVENVREASLEDLESVSGVGEKTAETLKTRL, encoded by the coding sequence ATGAACGCCGAGGGGGTTCGCGACCGAGCGGGATCGTTACCGCGAGAGCCCGGCGTCTACCAGTTTCGGCTCGAGGGAACCACGCTCTACGTCGGGAAGGCGGTCGATCTCCGAAGTCGCGTCCGATCCTACGCGGATCCGCGAAGCGCACGGATTCGCCGGATGGTCGACCGCGCCGACGAGATCGAGATCGCCGTCATCGACACCGAGACGCAGGCGCTGCTCCTCGAGGCTAACCTGATCAAGCGCCACCAGCCGCGGTACAACGTTCGGCTCAAGGACGACAAGTCGTACCCGATGGTGCAGCTGACGCGCCACGAGGCCCCCGGGATCGAGATCACGCGCGACCCCGACGAGTCCGCGACGGTGTTCGGCCCGTACACGAACAAGGGGCAGGTCGAGACTGTCGTCAAAGCGCTGCGGGAGACCTACGGCATCCGCGGGTGTTCGGATCATAAGTACGCGGGTCGCGACCGGCCGTGTCTGGACTACGAAATGGGGCTCTGTACCGCGCCCTGCACCCGCGAGATCGACCTCGAGAGCTACGCCGAGGACGTGACCGCGGTCGAGCGCTTCCTCGAGGGCGAGACCGGCATCCTCGCGGATCCGCTGCGCCGGGAGATGGAAGACGCTGCTCAGAACCAGAACTTCGAGCGCGCGGCCAACATGCGAGATCGCCTCGAGACCGTCGAAGCCTTCCACGGCGAGGGCGGCGAGGCGGTCCAGGCACGGAGCGACGAACGTGCCGTCGACGTGCTCGGGGTCGCCATCGAGGGCGAGGACGCGACCGTCGCCCGCCTGCGCGCCGAGACCGGCAAACTGGTCGACCGCGATCGGCACACGCTCGAGGCCCCGGGTGCAGATGTCGGGGCGAGCGATACCGACGCGGGCGGCGTCCCCGCCGTCCTCGCCGCCTTTATCGTCCAGTACTACGCCGAGCGCGACCTGCCCGACGCCCTGCTCCTGCCCGAACGCCACGGGGACGACGAGGTCGCCGCCTGGCTCGAGACCGAAGGCGTCTCCGTCCGCGTACCGGGGGCCGGGCGGGAGGCCAAACTGGTCGAACTCGCGTTGAAGAACGCCCGACGGAACGTCGGCGGTCGCGACGAGTGCGGGATGCTCGCGGACGCCCTCGAGATCGACTCAGCCCGGCGGATCGAGGGTTTCGACGTGAGCCACGCCCAGGGGAAGGCGGCGGTCGGGAGCAACGTCACGTTCGTCGACGGCAGCGCCGAAAAAGCGGACTACCGCCGGAAGAAGCTGACCGATCAGAACGACGATTACGACAACATGCGGGCCTTGCTCGAGTGGCGCGCCAGCCGCGCCGTCGAGGGCCGGGACGATCGGCCGGACCCCGATCTGCTGGTGATCGACGGGGGCGAGGGCCAACTCGAGGCCGCACGCGACGCGCTGAGCGAGGTCGGCTGGGATGTGCCCGCTATCGCGCTGGCGAAGGCCGAAGAGCGTGTGGTTACCCCGAAACGGGAGTTCGCCTGGCCCAGCGACGCCCCGCACTTGCATCTCCTCCAGCGGGTGCGCGACGAGTCCCACCGCTTTGCGGTGCAGTACCACCAGACCGTTCGCGACGAGGTGAAGACGGTGTTAGACGACGTGCCGGGCATCGGCCCCGAAACCAGAAAGCGGTTGCTGGGTCGGTTCGGGAGCGTCGAGAACGTCCGGGAGGCGAGCCTCGAGGATTTAGAGAGCGTCTCCGGCGTCGGCGAGAAGACGGCCGAGACGCTCAAAACGAGGCTATAA